From the genome of Impatiens glandulifera chromosome 9, dImpGla2.1, whole genome shotgun sequence, one region includes:
- the LOC124914919 gene encoding omega-6 fatty acid desaturase, chloroplastic-like isoform X2: MACRLADTSSLLMRQSALQRPNQNLKVTTFKTSGKCYLKWGSLPIRKITYQRCCKFIIKAVAASVPLAAEDSPKDTENVDYRKQLAENYGFRQIGESLPENVTLKDIITSLPKKVFEIDDGKAWKSVLISVTSYALGILMISKSPWYLLPLAWAWTGTAITGFFVIGHDCAHKSFSKNKLVEDIVGTLAFLPLIYPYEPWRFKHDQHHAKTNMLNEDTAWHPVWEEKIRKSIIYGYGPFRPLLSIGHWLIWHFDTKKFRQNEVKRVQISLACVFAFMAIGWPLIISKVGFIGWIKFWLMPWLGYHFWMSTFTMVHHTAPHIPFKFQDEWNAAQAQLNGTVHCDYPTWIEILCHDINVHIPHHISSRIPSYNLRAAHRSLRENWGKYLNEASWNWRLMKTIMTVCHVYNKDRNYVPFDELVPEESYPITFLKKAMPDYS; the protein is encoded by the exons ATGGCTTGCAGACTTGCAGACACCAGCTCTCTTCTCATG AGGCAGAGCGCCCTACAAAGGCCAAATCAAAACCTTAAAGTTACAACATTTAAAACATCAG GGAAATGTTATTTAAAGTGGGGGAGTTTACCTATAAGGAAAATCACATATCAGAGATGCTGCAAGTTCATCATAAAAGCTGTGGCAGCATCAGTTCCTCTTGCTGCTGAAGATTCACCTAAGGATACAGAGAATGTAGATTACAGAAAACAATTAGCTGAGAATTATGGTTTTAGGCAAATTGGAGAATCACTTCCCGAAAATGTCACCTTGAAAGACATTATCACCAGCCTCCCCAAAAAG GTGTTTGAGATAGATGATGGTAAAGCATGGAAATCTGTATTGATTTCTGTCACTTCCTATGCTTTGGGAATATTGATGATATCGAAATCTCCTTGGTATTTGCTTCCGTTAGCTTGGGCATGGACAGGAACTGCCATAACAGGG TTCTTTGTAATAGGACATGACTGCGCCCACAAATCATTTTCGAAAAACAAACTAGTGGAAGACATTGTGGGTACTCTGGCGTTTCTGCCTCTGATATATCCTTATGAGCCTTGGCGTTTTAAGCATGATCAACATCATGCAAAGACAAACAT GCTAAATGAAGATACAGCATGGCATCCAGTTTGGGAAGAGAAAATACGCAAGTCAATAATATACGGTTATGGTCCATTTCGGCCTTTGTTGTCCATTGGTCATTG gtTGATTTGGCATTTCGATACAAAGAAGTTCAGACAAAATGAAGTAAAAAGGGTGCAGATTAGCTTGGCTTGTGTTTTCGCATTTATGGCTATTGGGTGGCCACTGATTATCTCCAAGGTCGGATTTATTGGATGGATCAAGTTCTGGTTAATGCCATGGCTGGGTTATCACTTTTGG ATGAGCACTTTCACAATGGTCCACCACACTGCTCCACATATACCATTTAAGTTTCAAGACGAGTGGAATGCAGCTCAAGCGCAGCTCAATGGGACTGTGCATTGCGACTACCCTACTTG GATAGAGATCCTTTGCCATGATATCAATGTTCATATCCCTCACCATATTTCTTCAAGGATACCAAGTTACAATTTAAGGGCAGCTCATCGGTCTCTTAGAGAGAACTGGGGAAAG TATCTAAACGAGGCTAGTTGGAATTGGCGACTGATGAAGACAATTATGACAGTTTGTCATGTTTACAATAAGGATCGTAATTATGTTCCTTTTGATGAACTTGTTCCTGAGGAATCTTACCCAATAACATTCTTGAAGAAGGCAATGCCTGATTATTCTTGA
- the LOC124914919 gene encoding omega-6 fatty acid desaturase, chloroplastic-like isoform X1, translated as MACRLADTSSLLMRQSALQRPNQNLKVTTFKTSGKCYLKWGSLPIRKITYQRCCKFIIKAVAASVPLAAEDSPKDTENVDYRKQLAENYGFRQIGESLPENVTLKDIITSLPKRVFEIDDGKAWKSVLISITSYALGILMISKSPWYLLPLAWAWTGTAITGFFVIGHDCAHKSFSKNKLVEDIVGTLAFLPLIYPYEPWRFKHDQHHAKTNMLNEDTAWHPVWEEKIRKSIIYGYGPFRPLLSIGHWLIWHFDTKKFRQNEVKRVQISLACVFAFMAIGWPLIISKAGFIGWIKFWLIPWLGYHFWMSTFTMVHHTAPHIPFKFQDEWNAAQAQLNGTVHCDYPTWIEILCHDINVHIPHHISSRIPSYNLRAAHRSLRENWGKYLNEASWNWRLMKTIMTVCHVYNKDRNYVPFDELVPEESYPITFLKKAMPDYS; from the exons ATGGCTTGCAGACTTGCAGACACCAGCTCTCTTCTCATG AGGCAGAGCGCCCTACAAAGGCCAAATCAAAACCTTAAAGTTACAACATTTAAAACATCAG GGAAATGTTATTTAAAGTGGGGGAGTTTACCTATAAGGAAAATCACATATCAGAGATGCTGCAAGTTCATCATAAAAGCTGTGGCAGCATCAGTTCCTCTTGCTGCTGAAGATTCACCTAAGGATACAGAGAATGTAGATTACAGAAAACAATTAGCTGAGAATTATG GTTTTAGGCAAATTGGAGAATCACTTCCCGAAAATGTCACCTTGAAAGACATTATCACCAGCCTCCCCAAAAGG gtgTTTGAGATAGATGATGGTAAAGCATGGAAATCTGTATTGATTTCTATCACTTCCTATGCTTTGGGAATATTGATGATATCGAAATCTCCTTGGTATTTGCTTCCGTTAGCTTGGGCATGGACAGGAACTGCCATAACAGGG TTCTTTGTAATAGGACATGACTGCGCCCACAAATCATTTTCGAAAAACAAACTAGTTGAAGACATTGTGGGTACTCTGGCGTTTCTGCCTCTGATATATCCTTATGAGCCTTGGCGTTTTAAGCATGATCAACATCATGCAAAGACAAACAT GCTAAATGAAGATACAGCATGGCATCCAGTTTGGGAAGAGAAAATACGCAAGTCAATAATATACGGTTATGGTCCATTTCGGCCTCTGTTGTCTATTGGTCATTG gTTGATTTGGCACTTCGATACAAAGAAGTTCAGACAAAATGAAGTAAAAAGGGTGCAGATTAGCTTGGCTTGTGTTTTCGCATTTATGGCTATTGGGTGGCCACTGATTATCTCCAAGGCCGGATTTATTGGATGGATCAAGTTCTGGTTAATTCCATGGTTGGGTTATCACTTTTGG ATGAGCACTTTCACAATGGTCCACCACACGGCTCCACATATACCATTTAAGTTTCAAGACGAGTGGAATGCAGCTCAAGCGCAGCTCAATGGGACTGTGCATTGCGACTACCCTACTTG GATAGAGATCCTTTGCCATGATATCAATGTTCATATCCCTCACCATATTTCTTCAAGGATACCAAGTTACAATTTAAGGGCAGCTCATCGGTCTCTTAGAGAGAACTGGGGAAAG TATCTAAACGAGGCTAGTTGGAATTGGCGACTGATGAAGACAATCATGACAGTTTGTCATGTTTACAATAAGGATCGTAATTATGTTCCTTTTGATGAACTTGTTCCTGAGGAATCTTACCCAATAACATTCTTGAAGAAGGCAATGCCTGATTATTCTTGA